Proteins encoded in a region of the Metamycoplasma alkalescens genome:
- a CDS encoding MAG0920 family protein has translation MISADNKLFNPLATTFSFLNLFLLIAFYIFLLISHYQIKRIWIKEKSSNFFLSKNIKIDNTFFDTFNNKLKKLIPPFIVFIVISITLFFISLSFITRFHIDISKAKITYFIYLWWAALGFAIAVFSISLLFIKKMNKVKKEFNQWKIKNSKLDGHLFEDIQTKENIDLLNKFKFSDNLDLYIIVRKRDYYLTKKYKIKNDNWKERFYKYDDKKLSEEFYYFLIFNYDDVAINMESYTLENYSYVYQNRNYIFNR, from the coding sequence ATGATTTCAGCAGACAATAAACTTTTTAACCCGCTAGCAACGACATTTTCTTTTTTAAATCTCTTTTTATTAATTGCTTTTTATATATTTCTTCTTATATCCCATTATCAAATAAAAAGAATATGAATAAAAGAAAAATCGTCAAATTTCTTTTTATCTAAAAATATTAAAATAGACAACACATTCTTTGATACATTTAATAATAAACTTAAAAAATTAATTCCCCCTTTTATTGTTTTTATAGTGATTTCAATAACTTTATTCTTCATATCACTTTCATTTATAACAAGATTTCATATTGATATTTCAAAAGCTAAGATTACCTATTTTATTTATCTATGATGAGCTGCTTTAGGTTTTGCAATTGCAGTATTCTCTATTAGTTTGCTTTTTATAAAAAAGATGAATAAAGTAAAAAAAGAATTTAATCAATGAAAAATCAAAAATAGTAAATTAGATGGTCATTTGTTTGAAGATATTCAAACAAAAGAAAATATTGACCTACTAAATAAATTTAAATTTTCAGACAACTTAGATTTATATATCATTGTAAGAAAAAGAGATTATTATTTAACTAAAAAATATAAAATTAAAAATGATAATTGAAAAGAACGCTTTTATAAATACGATGATAAGAAATTAAGTGAAGAATTTTATTATTTTCTAATCTTTAATTATGATGATGTTGCTATTAATATGGAATCATATACACTTGAAAATTACTCATATGTTTATCAAAACCGCAACTATATATTTAATCGATAA
- a CDS encoding zinc-dependent alcohol dehydrogenase family protein, which produces MKMKALVYHGEHNISLELVDKPTILKPTDAIVKVTRTTICGTDLGIYKGKNPEVVSGRILGHEGIGIVEEVGESVSNVKVGDKVLIGCITPCGKCDNCRKQLYSHCRETEGGWKLGYMINGTQAEYVRVPFADNSLYKYPQTINDEVAVMLSDALPTGHEIGVQYGHVSPGKSVAIIGAGPVGMGALLTAQLYSPAHLIVIDLDKNRLEMAKKLGATHTLVPDEKLFDNLKEIVGEDGVDVAIEAVGIPQTWDVCQQIVKAGGNISIVGVHGKPVNFNVQNLWIKNITLTTGLVNTNTLPMLINAVSTGKLPVSDLITHRFNLSDMMKAYETFINASDNKAMKIFIDATK; this is translated from the coding sequence ATGAAAATGAAAGCTTTAGTTTATCACGGGGAACATAATATTTCTCTTGAATTAGTTGATAAACCAACAATTTTAAAACCTACAGATGCAATAGTAAAAGTAACAAGAACAACAATTTGTGGAACTGATTTAGGAATTTATAAAGGAAAAAATCCTGAAGTAGTAAGTGGCAGAATCTTAGGACATGAAGGAATCGGAATTGTTGAAGAAGTTGGAGAAAGCGTATCCAATGTTAAAGTCGGTGATAAGGTCTTAATTGGATGTATTACTCCTTGCGGAAAATGTGATAATTGCAGAAAACAATTATATTCACACTGCCGCGAAACAGAGGGTGGATGAAAACTTGGTTATATGATCAATGGAACACAAGCTGAATATGTAAGAGTTCCATTTGCAGATAATAGTTTATACAAATATCCACAAACAATTAACGATGAAGTTGCAGTTATGCTATCAGATGCACTTCCTACAGGTCATGAAATTGGTGTGCAATATGGACATGTTAGTCCAGGAAAATCTGTTGCAATTATAGGAGCTGGACCAGTAGGGATGGGTGCCCTATTAACTGCCCAATTGTATTCACCAGCGCATCTAATCGTAATTGATTTAGATAAAAATCGTTTAGAAATGGCTAAAAAATTAGGTGCTACACATACACTAGTACCAGATGAAAAATTATTTGATAATTTAAAAGAAATTGTCGGAGAAGATGGTGTTGATGTTGCAATTGAAGCAGTAGGGATTCCTCAAACTTGAGATGTTTGTCAGCAAATTGTTAAGGCAGGCGGAAACATTTCAATTGTTGGTGTGCATGGAAAACCAGTTAATTTCAATGTTCAAAATCTATGAATTAAGAACATTACATTAACAACAGGATTAGTTAATACAAATACATTGCCAATGTTAATTAATGCTGTTTCAACTGGAAAATTACCTGTTTCAGATTTAATTACACATAGATTTAATCTTTCAGATATGATGAAAGCTTATGAAACATTTATCAATGCATCAGATAATAAGGCAATGAAAATATTTATTGATGCAACTAAATAG
- a CDS encoding IS30 family transposase, translated as MNYTKYKHLSYDERVIIETLFEQGGTISHIARVLNRSKSTISREIKRNTNYNGIYSHKYSQYKYIARRNHKHFFKFTINNVYDEFTKIFKRKYDKRYYGIKATHHYIISNKNIKCPSLRTVFNWIKTNKWEIKKRDRLRTSYKKGGKRTSSVYERLLQGVEYVFPIWTRDKTIDLREEFGHWEADLIIGKRATGYDNILTLTERKSRFGVAIKVKSKNPMTINATLKNLIKNNNLYVKTITIDNGIEFEKIGILAKWLNIKIYRAEPYSSFQRGSNENWNGLIRRQFKKSFDFNAITNEELQAIVLKVNNMPREIFGWKSSEEIYFNNLY; from the coding sequence ATGAATTATACAAAATATAAGCATCTTTCCTATGATGAAAGGGTAATAATCGAAACTCTTTTTGAACAAGGTGGCACAATAAGTCATATTGCAAGAGTATTAAACAGAAGTAAATCAACAATTAGTAGAGAAATAAAAAGGAATACTAATTATAATGGAATTTATTCACATAAATACTCACAATACAAATACATAGCAAGACGTAATCATAAACACTTTTTCAAATTCACTATAAACAATGTATATGATGAATTTACAAAGATTTTTAAAAGAAAATATGATAAAAGATATTATGGTATAAAAGCAACACATCACTACATAATATCAAACAAAAATATAAAATGTCCATCTCTTAGAACTGTATTTAATTGAATAAAAACCAATAAGTGAGAAATAAAAAAAAGAGATCGACTAAGAACGTCATATAAAAAAGGCGGAAAGCGAACTAGTTCGGTATATGAAAGATTATTGCAAGGTGTAGAGTATGTTTTCCCGATATGAACAAGAGACAAAACAATTGATTTAAGAGAAGAATTTGGTCATTGGGAAGCTGATCTAATTATAGGAAAGAGAGCAACAGGATATGACAATATCTTAACATTAACTGAGAGAAAAAGTCGATTTGGGGTAGCAATTAAGGTTAAAAGCAAAAACCCAATGACAATCAATGCGACATTAAAAAACCTTATAAAAAATAATAATCTATACGTTAAAACAATAACTATTGACAATGGGATTGAATTTGAAAAAATTGGAATTCTTGCTAAATGGTTAAACATAAAAATATATCGCGCTGAACCGTATTCATCATTCCAACGAGGAAGTAATGAAAATTGAAATGGACTAATTAGACGTCAATTTAAGAAAAGTTTTGACTTTAATGCCATTACTAATGAAGAATTGCAAGCCATTGTATTAAAAGTAAATAATATGCCTCGAGAAATTTTTGGTTGAAAATCATCCGAAGAAATCTACTTTAATAATTTGTATTAA
- a CDS encoding ABC-F family ATP-binding cassette domain-containing protein, whose product MLDVCGISKIFPDKKLFSNINIKFLPGNVYGIIGANGVGKSTFLKILSGEVEATEGQIIKNKNARMSVLSQNQDEFNNFNVTDVVIMGNKELYQINLEKNKIYEDPNATMEDYERASHLEEKFGEMGGWNAENDAQTLLSNLGIEASKWNIKMEELKANEKVKVLLAKALFGNPDILVMDEPTNRLDLKTIKWLENFLMDYPNIVIVVSHDSDFLDAICTHIIDIDYSEAKLFVGNYSFWKQSSQLLIEMQQKTNLRKEEQAQKLKEFIARFSANASKSKQATSRKKLLEKIVIDEIKPSSRKYPFIKFELNRLPGKQILNVKNLTYVNESGDTLFENVSFSLKNNEKMVVIGNDDIAKTRLLEILIGKRQPTSGEVEWGITITPNYFPSNNQEYFNESESIIDWISKWPLSNSTQETKDNSDARMRAFLGRMLFSNDSVFKNVQVTSGGEKVRLMMSKLMLEESNFLIFDQPLDHLDSESIDSLIEGIKSYKSSCIFTTYNRAMIKECANVILEIKEKESFLFYGNLDEYEKAMGY is encoded by the coding sequence ATGTTAGATGTTTGTGGGATTAGTAAAATTTTTCCTGATAAGAAGCTTTTTTCGAATATAAATATTAAATTCTTACCAGGCAATGTTTATGGCATCATTGGTGCAAATGGAGTTGGTAAATCAACATTTTTAAAAATTTTAAGTGGTGAAGTTGAAGCTACAGAAGGTCAAATTATAAAAAATAAAAATGCAAGAATGAGTGTTTTATCTCAAAATCAAGATGAATTTAATAATTTCAATGTTACTGATGTTGTTATTATGGGAAATAAAGAGTTGTATCAAATAAATCTTGAAAAAAATAAGATTTATGAAGATCCTAATGCAACAATGGAAGACTATGAAAGAGCTAGTCATCTTGAAGAGAAATTTGGAGAAATGGGTGGGTGAAATGCTGAAAATGATGCCCAAACCTTGCTTTCAAACTTAGGGATTGAAGCTAGCAAATGAAACATTAAAATGGAAGAATTAAAGGCTAATGAAAAAGTTAAAGTTTTATTAGCTAAAGCATTATTTGGCAATCCTGATATTTTGGTAATGGATGAACCGACAAACCGTCTTGATTTAAAAACAATCAAATGACTTGAAAACTTTTTAATGGATTATCCCAATATTGTGATTGTTGTTAGTCATGATAGTGATTTTTTGGATGCAATTTGTACTCATATCATTGATATTGATTACTCTGAAGCTAAATTATTTGTTGGAAATTATTCATTTTGAAAACAATCGAGCCAACTATTAATTGAAATGCAACAAAAAACGAATTTAAGAAAAGAAGAACAAGCACAAAAACTTAAGGAATTTATTGCCCGTTTTTCAGCAAATGCCTCAAAATCAAAACAGGCAACAAGTCGGAAAAAATTGCTTGAAAAAATTGTGATTGATGAAATTAAACCTTCTTCAAGAAAATACCCATTTATTAAATTTGAATTAAACCGTTTGCCAGGAAAACAAATTTTAAATGTCAAAAATTTAACATATGTCAATGAAAGTGGCGATACTTTATTTGAAAATGTTTCATTTAGTTTAAAAAATAATGAAAAAATGGTTGTAATTGGCAATGATGATATTGCTAAAACAAGATTGCTTGAAATTTTAATTGGAAAACGTCAACCAACATCAGGTGAAGTTGAATGAGGAATTACTATTACTCCAAATTATTTTCCATCAAATAATCAAGAATATTTCAATGAATCAGAAAGCATTATTGATTGAATTAGTAAATGACCACTAAGTAATTCAACACAAGAAACAAAAGATAATAGCGATGCAAGAATGCGGGCTTTTTTAGGAAGAATGTTGTTTTCTAATGATAGCGTTTTTAAAAATGTGCAAGTAACAAGCGGGGGCGAAAAAGTTCGATTAATGATGTCAAAATTAATGCTTGAAGAAAGTAACTTTTTAATTTTTGACCAACCCCTAGATCATTTAGATTCTGAATCAATTGATAGTTTAATTGAAGGAATCAAATCATACAAAAGTTCATGTATCTTTACAACTTATAACCGTGCAATGATCAAAGAATGTGCCAATGTCATTCTTGAAATCAAGGAAAAAGAAAGTTTCTTATTCTATGGTAACCTTGATGAATATGAAAAAGCAATGGGATACTAA